The DNA region AGCATTCCCAAAAAAGAAAGACAAAGCAATGATTGGAACCACCAGGGCACACATCAACAATATGATTACCGGTGTAACCGACGGTTTCGAATATCACATGAAAATCGTATTTGCTCACTTTCCAATGACTGTAAAAGTTGAAAAAGATATCGTAACTATAGATAATTTCCTCGGGGAAAGACACCCAAGAACCGCTAAAATTGTCGGTCGTGCTAACGTAGCAGTAAAAGGTGATGAGGTAACAATTACCGGTATCAATAAGGAAGAAGTCGGCCAGACCATGGCTAACTTGGAACAAGCAACTAAAATTAAAGGTAGAGATCCTAGAGTATTCCAAGACGGAATATACTTAACTAGCAAAGAATAAATTGGTGATTATAATGGCTAATAAAAGATTTAAAAGACAAGAATATGCTCGTTATAAAAAACTTGGAATAAAATGGAGACGCCCTAGAGGTAAAACCAGTAAAATGAGAAGATACGAAGCAGGAAAACCTGATATGCCTGCTATCGGATACAGAACCCCTAGAGCAATAAGGAATTTACATCCTTCAGGATATAATGACGTTCTTGTTCACAACATGAAAGAATTAGAAGCATTAAACCCAGAAACTGATGCTGCAAGAATCAGTGCTTCTATGGGTAAAAGAAAAAAACTTTTGATGTTAGATAAAGCATCTGAGTTAGGAATTAAGGTTTTAAATAAAAATATTTAAAATCATGAATTATGTTTATAGGTTATGTCAATTCAGGGGCTTTTATAGAATTGGTTTAACCATTGAAAATAAAAAAACTAAGGGAGTTTAGATAATTTATCTAAATTTATCAGCTAAGCTGAAATATGGAGGATTATATATATGAATCTTACAACTCAAAAGAGATTAGCTGCAAGCATTCTCAAAGTAGGGCTTAATCGTGTATGGATCGATCCTGAAAGAATCGAAGAAGTTTCCATGGCGATTACAAGGGAAGGCGTAAAGCAGTTAATTAACGATGGAGCTATTAAAGCGAAACCTCAAAAAGGTATTAGTAGCTACAGATCTAAAAAAATCGCAGAACAAAAGCAAAAAGGAAAAAGAAAAGGTGCAGGTAGTAGAAAAGGTGCTAAAAAAGCCCGTACTCCTAAGAAGAAACAATGGATGACTACAATCAGGGCTTTAAGAAAAGACCTTAAGGAAATGCGTGAAGAAGAAATTATTGATGCTACTACATACCGCAAGTTATACAAGATGGCTAAAGGTGGAGCATTCAGAAGCAAATCTTACATGAGAAACTACGCACGTGACCATGATTTAATTAAAGGAGAGGAATAAACATGGCTCAAGGATCAAATTACAAAGTACCATTTAGAAGAAGAAGAGAAGGAAAAACTGATTACGGTGCTAGGATTAAATTAATCGATTATGAAAAATCCCGTCTAGTCGTTAGAATTTCTAACGCTCAGGCTACTGTTCAAGTTGTTGATTATGCTCCTGAAGGAGACATTACAATTGCATCAGCTGTTGGTAAACAATTAGCAAACTATGGATATTTAGGAAACACCGGAAATATCACCGGAGTTTACTTAACCGGTTACCTTTGTGCTAAAAGGGCATTGGCTGCTGGCGTCGATTATGCAATTTTGGACATCGGTTTAAGATCCCCAATCAAAGGTTCCAAAATCTTCGCAGCTCTCAAGGGTGCTGTTGACGCTGGTTTGGAAGTACCTCATGGTGACTTCATTTTCCCTGAAGATGAACGTATCAGGGGAGAACATGTAGCTGAATATGCCGGATCTTTAGACGATGAAGAGAAAGCTAAAAAATTCTCA from Methanobrevibacter millerae includes:
- a CDS encoding 50S ribosomal protein L18; the protein is MAQGSNYKVPFRRRREGKTDYGARIKLIDYEKSRLVVRISNAQATVQVVDYAPEGDITIASAVGKQLANYGYLGNTGNITGVYLTGYLCAKRALAAGVDYAILDIGLRSPIKGSKIFAALKGAVDAGLEVPHGDFIFPEDERIRGEHVAEYAGSLDDEEKAKKFSKYLERGLEPADLPENFDETIKNIDEAEE
- a CDS encoding 50S ribosomal protein L19e yields the protein MNLTTQKRLAASILKVGLNRVWIDPERIEEVSMAITREGVKQLINDGAIKAKPQKGISSYRSKKIAEQKQKGKRKGAGSRKGAKKARTPKKKQWMTTIRALRKDLKEMREEEIIDATTYRKLYKMAKGGAFRSKSYMRNYARDHDLIKGEE
- a CDS encoding 50S ribosomal protein L6 — protein: MVVAAAIREEIEIPEGVEVIIEKNEVTVKGPNGEDSRKFTYPNVSINKEEDNVVLQTAFPKKKDKAMIGTTRAHINNMITGVTDGFEYHMKIVFAHFPMTVKVEKDIVTIDNFLGERHPRTAKIVGRANVAVKGDEVTITGINKEEVGQTMANLEQATKIKGRDPRVFQDGIYLTSKE
- a CDS encoding 50S ribosomal protein L32e translates to MANKRFKRQEYARYKKLGIKWRRPRGKTSKMRRYEAGKPDMPAIGYRTPRAIRNLHPSGYNDVLVHNMKELEALNPETDAARISASMGKRKKLLMLDKASELGIKVLNKNI